A single genomic interval of Saccharothrix saharensis harbors:
- a CDS encoding 3-oxoacyl-ACP reductase, which produces MDRYQSFARSGLGRFVVGKLGLPDPYPLRRHSPGTPPLNGPVLIGGGGRLADPLRAAVTSTGLTPATGAADGERYGALVFDASGIDSVERLRELHAFFQPVIRSLRPCGRVVVFGTPPEQAESHVAQRALEGFTRSVGKELKRGGTAQLVYVAPGGEDAIGSTVRFLLSGRSAYVSGQVIRIGPADVEQPVDPDRPLAGKVALVTGAARGIGAAIAEVLGRDGASVVCLDVPAQGDELSAVANRVGGTAIQLDITAADAPARIVEHLTRRHGGVDVVVHNAGITRDRTLGRMDADRWDAVVAVNLASQERVNEALLAADALRPNGRIVGVSSIAGIAGNVGQTNYATTKAGVIGMVDSLSRRLAGRATVNAVAPGFIETRMTAAVPLFIREAGRRMNSMSQGGLPVDVAEAIAWFAHPASAGVNGNVVRVCGQSLLGA; this is translated from the coding sequence ATGGATCGTTACCAGTCGTTCGCGAGGTCCGGCCTCGGGCGGTTCGTCGTGGGCAAGCTCGGCTTGCCCGACCCGTACCCGCTGCGCCGCCACTCACCCGGAACACCCCCGCTAAACGGGCCCGTGCTGATCGGTGGCGGCGGTCGGCTGGCCGACCCGCTCCGGGCGGCGGTGACGTCGACGGGCCTGACCCCCGCCACCGGCGCGGCCGACGGCGAGCGGTACGGCGCGCTGGTGTTCGACGCGTCCGGCATCGACTCGGTCGAGCGGCTGCGCGAGCTGCACGCGTTCTTCCAGCCGGTGATCCGGTCGCTCCGGCCGTGCGGCCGGGTGGTCGTCTTCGGCACCCCTCCCGAGCAGGCCGAGTCACACGTCGCGCAGCGCGCGCTGGAGGGGTTCACGCGCAGCGTCGGCAAGGAGCTCAAGCGCGGCGGCACGGCCCAACTGGTGTACGTCGCGCCCGGTGGTGAGGACGCGATCGGGTCGACGGTGCGGTTCCTGCTGTCGGGCCGGTCGGCGTACGTGTCCGGGCAGGTGATCCGGATCGGGCCGGCCGACGTCGAGCAGCCGGTGGACCCGGACCGGCCGCTGGCCGGGAAGGTCGCCCTGGTCACCGGCGCGGCCCGCGGCATCGGCGCGGCGATCGCCGAGGTGCTCGGCCGGGACGGGGCGAGCGTGGTGTGCCTGGACGTGCCCGCGCAGGGCGACGAGCTGTCCGCGGTGGCCAACCGGGTCGGCGGCACGGCGATCCAGCTCGACATCACCGCGGCCGACGCGCCCGCCCGGATCGTGGAGCACCTCACCCGACGGCACGGCGGGGTCGACGTCGTCGTGCACAACGCGGGCATCACCCGCGACCGCACGCTGGGCAGGATGGACGCGGACCGGTGGGACGCGGTGGTCGCGGTGAACCTGGCGTCGCAGGAACGGGTCAACGAGGCACTGCTCGCGGCCGACGCGCTGCGGCCCAACGGGCGGATCGTCGGCGTGTCGTCCATCGCGGGCATCGCCGGGAACGTCGGCCAGACCAACTACGCCACCACCAAGGCGGGCGTGATCGGCATGGTCGACTCCCTCTCGCGGCGGCTCGCGGGCCGCGCCACGGTCAACGCGGTCGCGCCGGGGTTCATCGAGACCAGGATGACGGCCGCGGTGCCGTTGTTCATCCGGGAGGCCGGGCGGCGGATGAACAGCATGTCGCAGGGCGGCCTGCCGGTGGACGTCGCCGAGGCCATCGCGTGGTTCGCGCACCCGGCGTCGGCCGGCGTGAACGGCAACGTCGTGCGGGTGTGCGGGCAGAGCCTGTTGGGGGCGTGA
- a CDS encoding acetyl-CoA C-acetyltransferase, protein MARVAILGGNRIPFARSNGPYATASNQDMLTATLDGLVSRFGLQGERLGEVVAGAVLKHSRDFNLVREAVLGSRLSAETPAYDVQQACGTGLQAVIAVANKIALGQVEVGVAGGVDTTSDAPIGVNEDLRGVLLEFNRARSAGAKLRAALKLRPKHVVPDVPRNGEPRTGLSMGEHAAITAREWGIAREDQDELAAASHRNLAAAYDRGFFDDLVTPYLGLTRDQNLRPDSSVDKLAKLKPVFGRGEGATMTAGNSTPLSDGASAVLLASEEWAAARNLPVLAYLTFTETAAVDYVHGGEGLLMAPAYAVPRMLARAGLTLQDFDFYEIHEAFASQVLATLKAWEDADFCKGRLGLDAPLGAVDRAKLNVNGSSLAVGHPFAATGARIVATLAKLLAERGSGRGLISICAAGGQGVTAIVER, encoded by the coding sequence ATGGCCCGAGTAGCCATCCTCGGCGGCAACCGCATCCCGTTCGCCCGCTCGAACGGCCCCTACGCCACGGCGTCGAACCAGGACATGCTCACCGCCACCCTGGACGGCCTGGTCAGCCGGTTCGGCCTGCAGGGTGAACGGCTCGGCGAGGTCGTCGCGGGCGCGGTGCTCAAGCACAGCCGCGACTTCAACCTGGTCCGCGAGGCCGTGCTGGGCAGCAGGCTGTCCGCCGAGACGCCCGCCTACGACGTGCAGCAGGCGTGCGGCACCGGCCTGCAGGCGGTGATCGCGGTGGCCAACAAGATCGCGCTCGGTCAGGTCGAGGTGGGCGTGGCCGGCGGCGTGGACACCACCAGCGACGCGCCGATCGGCGTGAACGAGGACCTGCGCGGCGTGCTGCTGGAGTTCAACCGGGCCCGGAGCGCGGGCGCGAAGCTCAGGGCGGCGCTGAAGCTGCGGCCCAAGCACGTCGTGCCGGACGTGCCGCGCAACGGCGAGCCGCGCACCGGCCTGTCCATGGGCGAGCACGCGGCGATCACCGCCCGCGAGTGGGGCATCGCGCGCGAGGACCAGGACGAGCTGGCCGCCGCCAGCCACCGCAACCTCGCCGCCGCCTACGACCGGGGGTTCTTCGACGACCTGGTCACCCCGTACCTCGGCCTGACCCGCGACCAGAACCTGCGGCCGGACTCGTCGGTGGACAAGCTCGCGAAGCTCAAGCCCGTGTTCGGCCGGGGCGAGGGGGCGACGATGACCGCGGGCAACTCCACGCCGCTCAGCGACGGCGCGTCGGCCGTGCTGCTGGCGTCGGAGGAGTGGGCCGCGGCGCGCAACCTGCCCGTGCTGGCGTACCTGACGTTCACCGAGACGGCGGCGGTCGACTACGTCCACGGCGGCGAGGGCTTGCTGATGGCGCCCGCGTACGCGGTGCCGCGGATGCTGGCGCGGGCGGGGCTGACGTTGCAGGACTTCGACTTCTACGAGATCCACGAGGCGTTCGCGTCCCAGGTGCTGGCGACGCTGAAGGCGTGGGAGGACGCGGACTTCTGCAAGGGCAGGCTCGGGCTGGACGCGCCGCTGGGCGCGGTCGACCGGGCGAAGCTCAACGTCAACGGCTCGTCGCTGGCCGTCGGGCACCCGTTCGCGGCGACCGGCGCGCGGATCGTGGCCACCCTGGCGAAGCTGCTGGCCGAGCGCGGCTCGGGTCGCGGGCTCATCTCGATCTGTGCGGCGGGTGGTCAGGGAGTTACGGCGATCGTGGAGCGCTGA
- a CDS encoding OmpA family protein: protein MRIGVTASANEPRVALTRTVVDRLSEAVEQGVTRVVVYRQGEDSGGAYSDQDFTVRDGNEVESDGALRELGFEQNLNRLTGQLGGLAGDDDDLDPLAVLSDMASAPGPAVLVLQTSGLQTTDPLDLTRLGLDLDVPAVVASVPDDALPELTGKDVIFSGLGQVFGDQPPLPPAARDALVAVWLGICARFHAKSCAHDAEPVAGGASIGRAEVPVVDVGGVVHEDASVHLPNSVLFKAGTDELAPGAREVLAEVAEKFDNRTTARVVARTATSASAPAAVNLTQRRSQRVVSTLVELGVSRAAFTEVLGAGFASPLEPDLDGSGDLIPGAAARNRSVVVDLADPRTSG, encoded by the coding sequence GTGCGCATTGGGGTGACCGCGTCGGCCAACGAGCCCCGGGTCGCGCTCACCAGGACCGTCGTCGACCGGTTGTCGGAGGCGGTCGAGCAGGGCGTGACCCGGGTCGTCGTGTACCGCCAGGGCGAGGACTCCGGCGGCGCGTACTCGGACCAGGACTTCACCGTCCGCGACGGCAACGAGGTGGAGAGCGACGGGGCGCTGCGCGAACTGGGCTTCGAGCAGAACCTGAACCGGCTGACCGGTCAGCTCGGCGGGCTCGCCGGGGACGACGACGACCTCGACCCGCTGGCCGTGCTGAGCGACATGGCGTCCGCGCCGGGACCGGCGGTGCTCGTGCTGCAGACCAGCGGGCTGCAGACCACCGACCCGCTCGACCTGACCCGGCTCGGGCTGGACCTCGACGTCCCCGCCGTGGTGGCGTCGGTGCCCGACGACGCGCTGCCCGAGCTGACCGGCAAGGACGTGATCTTCTCCGGGCTGGGCCAGGTGTTCGGCGACCAGCCGCCGCTGCCGCCCGCCGCGCGGGACGCGCTGGTCGCGGTGTGGCTGGGGATCTGCGCGAGGTTCCACGCGAAGAGCTGCGCGCACGACGCGGAGCCGGTGGCCGGCGGCGCGTCGATCGGCCGGGCCGAGGTGCCGGTGGTGGACGTCGGCGGGGTCGTGCACGAGGACGCGTCGGTGCACCTGCCGAACTCGGTGCTGTTCAAGGCGGGCACCGACGAGCTGGCACCGGGTGCGCGCGAGGTGCTGGCGGAGGTGGCGGAGAAGTTCGACAACCGCACCACCGCGCGGGTGGTCGCCCGCACGGCGACCTCGGCGTCGGCGCCTGCCGCGGTGAACCTGACCCAGCGGCGCAGCCAGCGGGTGGTGTCGACGCTGGTGGAGCTGGGCGTGAGCCGGGCGGCGTTCACCGAGGTGCTCGGCGCGGGCTTCGCCTCACCGCTCGAACCCGACCTGGACGGCTCGGGCGACCTGATCCCCGGTGCCGCCGCCCGCAACCGCTCGGTCGTCGTCGACCTGGCCGACCCGCGCACCAGCGGCTGA
- a CDS encoding SIMPL domain-containing protein, producing the protein MAEVVTKGVGRVERTADRAEVQASFETVGSTRDEAVERLTARIAAVEPALGRSGVEVRSRQLNVHDNWDGKRRSGSRAAQNYVLRVDDPAELDGLLGALVTAEPTWLNGPTWQLKEDAEAVREAQREAVRDARRRAEGYAQALGVRLGPLLRLTDGDAEGWAVESSHRMLAAGYGGSPGVPPQVDQLNLEAQQITVTVRCTASWTLLD; encoded by the coding sequence ATGGCTGAGGTGGTGACGAAGGGCGTCGGCAGGGTCGAGCGGACCGCCGACCGCGCCGAGGTGCAGGCGAGCTTCGAGACGGTGGGCTCGACGCGCGACGAAGCGGTGGAGCGGCTGACCGCGCGAATCGCCGCGGTGGAGCCCGCGCTGGGGCGGTCGGGCGTGGAAGTGCGGTCGCGGCAGCTGAACGTGCACGACAACTGGGACGGCAAGCGCCGTTCCGGCAGCCGGGCCGCGCAGAACTACGTGCTGCGGGTGGACGACCCGGCGGAGCTCGACGGTCTGCTCGGCGCGCTCGTGACGGCCGAGCCGACCTGGCTGAACGGGCCGACGTGGCAGCTCAAGGAGGACGCGGAGGCCGTGCGCGAGGCGCAGCGGGAGGCCGTGCGGGACGCGCGCCGACGTGCCGAGGGGTACGCGCAGGCGCTCGGCGTGCGACTGGGGCCGTTGCTGCGGCTGACCGACGGTGACGCCGAGGGGTGGGCGGTCGAGTCGTCGCACCGGATGCTCGCGGCCGGGTACGGCGGCTCGCCGGGCGTGCCGCCGCAGGTGGACCAGCTCAACCTGGAAGCCCAGCAGATCACGGTCACGGTCCGCTGCACGGCCTCGTGGACGCTGCTGGACTGA
- a CDS encoding ATP-binding protein, with translation MDPVRNPFAPGAGQRPPELAGRDKELSAFEVVLERVARGRPERSLVLTGLRGVGKTVLLGELRSMAVKRGWGAGKIEARPDAGLRRPLSAALHRAVRDLAVRHRAPDRVESVLGVLKAFALRSNPEDAKLRDRWQPGIDVPAAVGRADSGDIEIDLVELFTEVAELAQDVGTGVALLIDEMQDVPADDVSALCAACHELSQSGAPLVVVGAGLPHLPAVLSASKSYSERLFRYVRIDRLSREDADRAVLAPVDREEAGIEPEALDALFDASGGYPYFIQAYGKAAWDAAPDDPITATDVAVAAPEADAELAVGFFGSRYERATPAEREYLRAMAELTDGKDAGVNTAQVADHLGRKPSSLSPARDSLIKKGLVYSAERGQIAFTVPHFGRFLLGRED, from the coding sequence ATGGACCCGGTGCGCAACCCGTTCGCCCCCGGTGCGGGCCAACGGCCGCCCGAGCTGGCCGGGCGCGACAAGGAGCTGAGCGCGTTCGAGGTCGTGCTGGAACGGGTCGCCCGCGGCCGGCCGGAACGCAGCCTCGTGCTCACCGGGCTCCGCGGCGTGGGCAAGACCGTGCTGCTGGGCGAGCTGCGGTCGATGGCGGTGAAGCGCGGCTGGGGCGCAGGGAAGATCGAGGCACGGCCGGACGCCGGGTTGCGCCGCCCGCTGTCGGCCGCGCTGCACCGGGCCGTCCGCGACCTGGCCGTGCGGCACCGCGCGCCGGACCGGGTGGAGTCCGTGCTCGGCGTGCTCAAGGCGTTCGCGCTGCGGTCCAACCCCGAGGACGCGAAGCTGCGCGACCGGTGGCAGCCGGGCATCGACGTGCCCGCGGCGGTCGGCCGGGCCGACTCCGGTGACATCGAGATCGACCTGGTGGAGCTGTTCACCGAGGTCGCCGAGCTGGCGCAGGACGTCGGCACGGGTGTCGCGCTGCTGATCGACGAGATGCAGGACGTGCCGGCGGACGACGTCTCGGCGCTGTGCGCGGCGTGCCACGAGCTGTCGCAGTCGGGCGCGCCGCTGGTCGTGGTCGGCGCGGGACTGCCGCACCTGCCCGCCGTGCTGTCGGCGTCGAAGTCGTACTCCGAGCGCCTGTTCCGGTACGTGCGGATCGACCGGCTGTCGCGGGAGGACGCCGACCGCGCCGTGCTGGCCCCGGTCGACCGCGAGGAGGCGGGCATCGAGCCGGAGGCGCTGGACGCGCTGTTCGACGCCTCGGGCGGCTACCCGTACTTCATCCAGGCCTACGGCAAGGCGGCGTGGGACGCGGCGCCCGACGACCCGATCACGGCGACGGACGTGGCGGTGGCCGCGCCGGAGGCCGACGCCGAGCTGGCGGTCGGGTTCTTCGGGTCGCGCTACGAGCGGGCGACGCCGGCCGAGCGGGAGTACCTGCGCGCGATGGCGGAGCTGACCGACGGCAAGGACGCGGGCGTGAACACCGCGCAGGTGGCCGACCACCTGGGCCGCAAGCCGTCCTCGTTGTCGCCCGCCCGGGACAGCCTGATCAAGAAGGGGCTCGTGTACTCGGCGGAACGCGGGCAGATCGCGTTCACCGTGCCCCACTTCGGCCGGTTCCTGCTCGGCCGCGAGGACTGA
- a CDS encoding NYN domain-containing protein, translated as MTHPLLVVDAANVVGSVPDGWWRDRAGATARLRDDLVEVAEHGLPDLPGPLEVVLVVEGRARHVESVPGVRVVSAPASGDDAIVEVVRATPPDRPCTVITADRALRDRVTALHATVLGPRTVRRRP; from the coding sequence ATGACGCACCCGCTGCTGGTCGTCGACGCGGCCAACGTCGTGGGCTCGGTCCCGGACGGCTGGTGGCGCGACCGCGCCGGCGCCACCGCCCGCCTCCGCGACGACCTGGTGGAGGTGGCCGAGCACGGCCTGCCGGACCTGCCCGGCCCGCTGGAGGTCGTCCTCGTGGTGGAGGGCAGGGCCCGGCACGTCGAGTCGGTCCCGGGCGTCCGGGTCGTCTCCGCGCCCGCCTCGGGCGATGACGCGATCGTGGAGGTCGTCCGCGCCACCCCACCCGACCGCCCGTGCACCGTCATCACCGCCGACCGCGCGCTGCGCGATCGGGTGACGGCCCTGCACGCCACCGTCCTCGGCCCGCGCACGGTCCGCCGCCGCCCGTAG
- a CDS encoding PIN domain-containing protein: protein MFPVFLDTCVLLKPYLCDTLLSVAESGVYRPLWSEGVLTELDRNMLKRGATAEQVAHRVDQMTCHFPDARVLGYEHLIDSMENHPKDRHVLAAAVRGGAEVLVTENLKDFPDSVLQEYDVVAVHQDDFLQDQLDLFPDAAAAAGFPLPPCSAVSGRPA, encoded by the coding sequence TTGTTCCCCGTCTTCCTCGACACCTGCGTGCTGCTCAAGCCATACCTGTGCGACACGCTTCTGAGCGTCGCCGAGAGCGGAGTCTACCGACCGCTCTGGTCTGAGGGCGTGCTCACCGAACTCGACCGCAACATGCTCAAGCGCGGTGCGACAGCAGAACAGGTGGCCCACCGCGTCGACCAGATGACCTGCCACTTCCCCGATGCGCGAGTTCTGGGCTACGAGCACCTGATCGACTCGATGGAGAACCACCCGAAGGACCGGCACGTCCTCGCCGCCGCTGTTCGAGGGGGAGCCGAAGTCCTGGTGACCGAGAACTTGAAGGACTTCCCGGACAGCGTGCTCCAGGAGTACGACGTGGTAGCGGTGCACCAGGACGACTTCCTACAGGACCAGCTCGACCTGTTCCCGGACGCCGCTGCGGCGGCAGGTTTCCCGTTACCGCCGTGCTCCGCGGTCAGTGGACGACCTGCTTGA